The following proteins come from a genomic window of Brevibacillus antibioticus:
- a CDS encoding DUF2515 domain-containing protein encodes MGLSWYQYASRLPLAMNLGKVRTATAPLPAQDQKTVERIRQETLAHNRDNIDRTRAYLSFFRKHPQIHWALLAHLVSRNAGWSMTDLRGELLPHLLRTKEQQDYFSFLERGNWLIFYDAYPQLLLYEESVRRQTNLFYLLPHLGVSTFMQAIWNHFWKKTDKELLAIGLIINEQNYLEEQVMKDPGYHNTVVRTIPFALQELLQLNLILLPHRKEADAQGGSLQLAGERVFHFASLPERISLGKRLYSLLFGGTNRQEAAYAWAMEQPHTGSRKDYWPHLFHDVNDTAPGGSYQVKLMNCQLRQGAKRLFSPTLRQVWKPIHHEPPKELDWYKNKSDVWRALTRPEKTANAAEMSEAYCQALAKIEWAVAARTRILG; translated from the coding sequence ATGGGTTTGTCGTGGTATCAATACGCATCACGTCTGCCACTTGCCATGAATCTGGGGAAAGTCCGTACGGCGACGGCACCTTTGCCAGCACAAGATCAAAAGACGGTAGAGCGGATTAGACAGGAGACGCTCGCCCACAACCGTGACAACATAGACAGAACGCGCGCCTATTTGTCGTTTTTTCGAAAGCATCCACAAATTCATTGGGCGTTATTGGCCCATCTCGTATCGCGCAATGCGGGATGGAGTATGACCGATTTACGGGGAGAATTATTGCCTCATTTGCTTCGAACAAAAGAGCAGCAGGATTATTTTTCGTTTTTGGAGCGGGGAAACTGGCTGATTTTTTACGATGCGTACCCTCAATTGTTACTGTATGAAGAGAGTGTTAGGCGACAGACCAACCTTTTTTATTTATTGCCTCATCTGGGCGTCTCTACTTTCATGCAGGCGATTTGGAATCATTTTTGGAAGAAAACTGACAAAGAGCTGCTCGCCATTGGTTTGATTATCAATGAACAAAACTACTTGGAAGAACAGGTCATGAAAGACCCGGGCTATCATAATACAGTTGTCCGTACCATCCCGTTTGCCTTGCAGGAGCTTTTGCAACTGAATTTGATCTTACTTCCCCACCGGAAAGAGGCTGATGCGCAGGGAGGCTCCTTGCAGCTCGCAGGTGAGCGAGTGTTTCATTTTGCCTCCTTACCAGAGAGAATCAGCCTGGGAAAAAGGCTGTACAGTCTGCTGTTCGGGGGTACGAATAGGCAGGAGGCAGCATACGCTTGGGCAATGGAACAGCCACACACAGGCTCGCGAAAAGATTATTGGCCCCATCTTTTTCACGATGTGAATGATACAGCTCCCGGAGGGTCTTACCAGGTAAAACTCATGAACTGTCAGCTGCGCCAAGGGGCAAAGCGGCTGTTTTCCCCAACGCTGCGTCAAGTTTGGAAGCCTATCCACCATGAGCCGCCAAAGGAGTTAGATTGGTACAAAAACAAAAGCGATGTATGGCGGGCGCTGACTCGACCGGAGAAGACAGCCAATGCAGCAGAGATGAGTGAGGCGTATTGCCAGGCGTTGGCCAAAATCGAATGGGCTGTCGCAGCCAGAACGAGAATACTTGGCTAA
- a CDS encoding DUF4247 domain-containing protein, producing MPNPWMKSIKLLLIPALFLLTLAGCGSPAVGETYPLESVSTKDNGQTSRIYRAVDKTVPEVASELAEQNTPDEISKEDPQHMFLIYPDEVYHLQQDAAKPTDTLIEVDSKEYVRQNYDSSFLQGYIVASVLDDLFDGLKKSTKGSYRGYSSKDIYKPSGTYHVPTIEDKKLAPPITKEGTGSIFKRGNAKNADGTVGSDGSLFKKKADSSSSGSSGKIIRSSSSQSSNSSDSFSSKRSSFSPPKSKSPPRTKVGGSGRITKRR from the coding sequence ATGCCAAATCCATGGATGAAATCAATCAAGCTCCTGCTGATTCCGGCGTTGTTCCTCCTTACGCTAGCGGGTTGTGGCAGTCCTGCGGTTGGCGAGACATATCCGCTTGAATCTGTCTCTACCAAGGACAATGGACAGACGTCACGCATCTATCGTGCGGTAGACAAGACCGTACCGGAAGTAGCCTCGGAGCTGGCGGAGCAGAATACGCCAGATGAAATCTCCAAAGAAGATCCGCAGCATATGTTCCTCATTTATCCGGACGAGGTCTACCATTTGCAGCAAGACGCTGCCAAGCCGACGGATACGTTGATCGAGGTTGACAGTAAAGAGTACGTCCGGCAAAATTACGATTCTTCGTTTTTGCAGGGATATATTGTAGCCAGCGTACTGGATGATTTGTTCGACGGACTTAAGAAAAGTACAAAGGGTAGCTATCGTGGCTACTCTAGCAAGGACATATACAAGCCTTCCGGTACGTATCACGTGCCTACAATCGAGGACAAAAAACTAGCGCCGCCGATTACCAAAGAAGGTACGGGTAGTATTTTCAAACGGGGTAATGCGAAGAACGCGGATGGTACGGTAGGTTCTGACGGCAGCCTTTTCAAGAAGAAGGCGGATTCATCTTCTAGCGGTAGTTCAGGCAAAATTATTCGTTCTTCCAGCAGTCAATCGTCGAATTCGAGTGACTCTTTCTCATCCAAACGTTCGAGCTTTTCCCCGCCGAAAAGTAAATCGCCCCCACGAACGAAGGTTGGGGGTTCTGGGCGGATTACAAAACGCCGATAA
- a CDS encoding type IA DNA topoisomerase → MKTLIIAEKPDMGRNIAAAIDPKAKNHRTYLEGEKYIITWAIGHLIELAEPEAYDQKYKKWNINDLPIIPEPFKLVPNRKTIDQLKMIGQLAKRSNLLINACDAGREGQHIFSLIQRHLKLSQPVKRLWISDLTPETIRKGFAEMKDAAAYENLTRAAKARSEADWLIGMNGSRAFTTKHNVLLSVGRVQTPVLALIYDRQKQIEAFSSVTFYQLEGQFSQGERTYKGIWQGDRLTDPSKAEMLARKVKGKQGRIASYEVKDTKEYPFKLYDLTLLQREANGKYGFSAKKTLDIAQALYEKHKVISYPRTNSNYVTEQNIPEMHNTLSSLQGTGYDALVKGANRSLVHKGNKSICNPAKVDDHHAILPTNRKASGLTPDEQKLYDLIVRRFLSQFYPPAEYKMHTVITNVENELFKTSVKERKSLGWKIIYADQQKEKPKNGKGTAKEEEDKEEIEVNEPFIIQSDASVVCSDAMVKEKETQPPKHFTEGTLLKAMESAGKQIEDEELRDAMKESGLGTPATRAATIERLKKVGYVEMQGKKVQLTLKGRTVIELIRGAGIELLTSPEMTGHWERRLNEISRGTAADGQFMENVKKFATMIVEKVRVQSRAEKTLFESESTTQKGSSKTRGRAGGRSTGKSGGRTVTTKASTRGAAKITTTTSSIITKCPRPGCGGAIFMGRKGYGCSNYNVGCKFVIWKENYGRMLTDTQIKALIEKGKTGKMKLERQDGTPFQAKLILKSVESGELTFEQ, encoded by the coding sequence TTGAAGACACTAATTATTGCGGAGAAACCTGACATGGGACGAAATATTGCCGCCGCAATAGATCCTAAAGCGAAAAATCACCGCACCTATTTAGAAGGTGAAAAATACATTATTACGTGGGCAATCGGGCACTTAATTGAACTGGCGGAACCGGAGGCGTACGACCAAAAATATAAAAAGTGGAACATCAATGATCTTCCTATCATTCCCGAGCCATTTAAGCTAGTGCCCAATCGGAAAACAATCGATCAGCTAAAAATGATCGGGCAGTTGGCCAAACGAAGCAATCTGCTGATTAATGCATGCGATGCCGGGCGGGAAGGTCAACACATCTTTTCGCTCATTCAGCGACATCTAAAATTGAGTCAACCTGTTAAAAGACTGTGGATCTCGGACTTGACCCCTGAAACGATCAGGAAAGGATTTGCGGAGATGAAGGATGCCGCAGCCTATGAAAACTTAACGAGGGCAGCAAAAGCTCGTAGTGAAGCCGATTGGCTAATCGGGATGAATGGCTCACGTGCGTTTACGACCAAACATAACGTGCTCCTATCTGTCGGACGAGTACAGACCCCTGTCCTTGCTCTCATTTATGATCGACAGAAACAGATTGAGGCTTTCTCATCAGTTACGTTTTATCAATTGGAAGGGCAGTTTTCGCAGGGGGAGAGGACGTACAAGGGTATTTGGCAAGGTGATCGCTTAACCGATCCATCTAAAGCAGAAATGTTGGCTCGTAAAGTGAAAGGAAAACAAGGGCGGATCGCATCCTACGAAGTAAAAGATACCAAGGAGTATCCATTCAAGCTGTATGACCTGACATTGCTGCAACGTGAGGCCAATGGCAAGTACGGTTTTTCCGCCAAGAAAACCTTGGATATCGCACAGGCACTCTATGAAAAACACAAGGTGATCTCTTATCCGAGAACGAATTCCAACTATGTGACAGAGCAAAATATTCCCGAAATGCACAACACCCTGTCGTCCTTACAAGGAACTGGATATGACGCTCTGGTAAAGGGTGCAAACCGTAGTTTGGTCCATAAAGGCAACAAATCTATATGTAATCCAGCAAAAGTAGACGACCACCATGCGATCCTGCCGACAAATCGTAAGGCTTCAGGGCTTACGCCAGATGAGCAGAAGTTGTACGATTTGATCGTTCGCCGCTTTCTGTCACAGTTTTATCCGCCAGCGGAATATAAGATGCATACGGTCATAACCAACGTGGAAAATGAATTGTTCAAAACGTCGGTGAAAGAACGCAAAAGTCTCGGGTGGAAGATTATTTATGCCGATCAGCAGAAGGAAAAGCCCAAGAATGGAAAAGGTACGGCCAAAGAAGAAGAGGATAAAGAAGAGATTGAAGTGAACGAGCCTTTTATCATTCAATCCGATGCCAGCGTAGTATGCTCGGATGCTATGGTAAAGGAGAAAGAAACACAGCCGCCCAAGCATTTTACGGAAGGAACGCTTCTAAAGGCGATGGAAAGCGCAGGCAAGCAAATCGAGGACGAGGAACTGCGTGATGCGATGAAAGAATCTGGTCTGGGAACGCCAGCAACTCGTGCCGCTACCATCGAACGACTGAAAAAGGTCGGATACGTTGAGATGCAGGGGAAAAAGGTTCAACTTACGCTAAAAGGCCGTACCGTTATCGAATTGATTAGGGGAGCAGGTATCGAACTTTTAACCTCTCCTGAAATGACGGGGCATTGGGAGCGCCGCTTAAATGAGATCTCCCGAGGAACCGCCGCTGACGGACAATTTATGGAGAATGTGAAGAAATTCGCTACGATGATCGTAGAAAAGGTTCGCGTACAATCTCGCGCTGAGAAGACTTTGTTTGAGAGTGAGAGTACCACGCAGAAAGGATCTTCGAAAACAAGAGGACGAGCTGGCGGGCGAAGTACAGGCAAATCAGGTGGCAGGACTGTCACAACAAAGGCTTCAACTCGAGGCGCAGCAAAGATCACTACTACAACTTCGAGTATCATCACCAAATGTCCACGACCGGGTTGCGGAGGCGCCATTTTCATGGGACGCAAAGGTTACGGATGTTCGAATTACAACGTGGGCTGTAAATTCGTTATATGGAAAGAGAATTACGGGCGTATGCTGACGGATACACAGATTAAAGCCCTCATTGAAAAAGGCAAAACGGGTAAAATGAAGCTTGAGCGTCAGGATGGGACACCATTTCAAGCAAAACTTATTTTGAAAAGTGTAGAATCGGGCGAGCTTACTTTCGAACAGTAA
- a CDS encoding DUF4178 domain-containing protein, with protein sequence MSLMKRIQNIFAKHEPPAPEKSILTVGPGDVVDVSLVTYQVIGKASNASRKATMLTLQDGTTIRYLYIEEREKIVYHLYSVIDGRLDSIDEVPTTIEMDDVTYHLEEQYNGAIQTVGKAPFHTSGEQYIWQFQSDQRQLLRIEWQDGRFMLYEGESVLPADVQVLRGA encoded by the coding sequence ATGAGTTTGATGAAGCGAATCCAAAACATTTTTGCCAAGCATGAGCCTCCTGCACCGGAGAAGAGCATCCTGACGGTGGGACCGGGTGATGTGGTCGATGTATCGCTCGTTACCTATCAAGTAATCGGGAAGGCGAGCAATGCGAGTCGCAAAGCCACGATGCTTACCTTGCAGGATGGAACGACCATTCGCTACCTGTATATCGAGGAACGGGAGAAGATCGTCTATCATCTGTATAGCGTCATTGATGGACGACTGGATTCAATAGACGAGGTACCGACCACGATTGAGATGGATGACGTCACCTACCATTTGGAGGAGCAATATAATGGCGCCATCCAGACTGTGGGAAAAGCGCCGTTTCACACGTCAGGGGAGCAGTACATTTGGCAATTCCAATCGGATCAACGCCAATTGCTGCGGATCGAGTGGCAGGATGGCCGTTTCATGCTCTATGAGGGAGAAAGTGTTCTGCCAGCGGACGTGCAGGTACTGCGGGGAGCATAG
- a CDS encoding collagenase, which translates to MNRSWISMVTAGSIAISTISTGLPLAAQAKNTLPSPSQEPSDSQIGHTPVQEKMSKSQLRQAAKQEKYSISHLKTLDNSELVELLKEISWTQIPELFTYNDDTQEFYEDQERVQAIIDALQESGKNFTKDDEQGIHTYVEVLRSGYYLGYYHKELKYLMEPKYKQKIIPALQAITSNQNFTLGTKTQNEIISSTGKLISNTTVDSETIGILSKVMEDFNDNRDKWSDDREASEAFYSVLQGIGYVLIWGVDDSGRDELKGSIDAFLAPIFDMAENGDTSADHVWLTNNALYYTGKLGSYYSDPDKANDILTKAMKTYKKWSEPYFTAAQQIAEAYGEDANGKKIDLEEMVKEGKKHYLPQQFTFDDGAVVFKTGDKLTEEQVERLYWASKEVKAQFHRVIGNDKELESGNPDDVLTIVIYNTPDEYKMNRFLYGYDTDNGGIYIEGTGTFFTYDRTKEQSIYSLEELFRHEFVHFLQGRYEVPGMWGQGKIYENSRLPWYEEGGAEFFAGATRTEGIKPRQSVVGNIRNAAPYLDYTAADMMHAKYGTLAFYDYSFALQYHLFKNDFARLDKINDTIRSNDVSAYDDLIEKFSRDRALERDYQETLEDLIDQYEKLDVPLVSDDYLQKVDVTSKEEVYRQIAKVASLSDVKTDEKDSGDFRSFTLRGVYTGGASHEEYQDWQEMNRLTDGFLKELSDLSWNGYDTVTSYFTNYRTTKDGRFAYDVVFHGKLAQEDGSETEQPKPKPVPDPEESSLSLGKPITGIIHPQKPSQEFRLDVKSTQQLQVEMETKQGDGVAWLVFHESDRENYISYPTKREGNKLIGSFDAKPGTYYVTAYTYRTEQEDQPFRLLVTGEDRPQEQLYQENESNDSTEQANGPLKIGTTVSGDMKENDWQDIFAFQVDKPEEIHISLNPQEGQGVTWMLFHEGNLDQPVTYPQEREGNLQSAHYQVKPGRYFLYVYKYQNEDIVYTVETKPR; encoded by the coding sequence ATGAATCGTTCATGGATTAGCATGGTAACAGCAGGGTCAATTGCAATTTCAACGATATCGACAGGCTTGCCACTAGCAGCTCAAGCCAAAAACACGCTGCCAAGCCCATCCCAAGAGCCCAGTGATTCGCAAATTGGTCATACACCCGTTCAAGAAAAGATGTCGAAGAGTCAGCTACGCCAAGCAGCCAAACAGGAGAAATACAGCATCTCGCATCTGAAAACATTGGACAATTCAGAGCTTGTTGAATTGTTGAAGGAAATCAGTTGGACGCAAATCCCTGAGCTGTTTACTTACAACGACGACACCCAGGAATTTTATGAGGATCAGGAGCGGGTTCAAGCCATCATCGATGCCCTGCAAGAGAGTGGCAAAAACTTCACCAAGGATGACGAGCAGGGTATCCATACCTATGTAGAGGTTTTGCGTTCGGGGTATTACTTGGGGTACTACCATAAAGAATTAAAGTATTTGATGGAGCCAAAGTATAAGCAAAAGATTATTCCAGCACTTCAAGCCATTACTTCCAATCAAAATTTCACATTAGGTACAAAGACTCAAAATGAAATCATTAGTTCTACGGGAAAATTAATTAGCAACACGACTGTTGATTCAGAGACAATCGGCATTCTCTCAAAAGTAATGGAAGACTTTAATGACAATCGGGATAAATGGTCAGATGATCGCGAAGCAAGCGAGGCCTTTTACAGCGTCCTTCAAGGTATTGGTTATGTTCTGATTTGGGGAGTAGATGATTCAGGAAGAGATGAGCTAAAAGGCAGCATCGACGCATTTCTCGCCCCCATTTTTGACATGGCGGAAAACGGTGACACTTCCGCTGATCACGTATGGTTGACGAACAATGCTCTGTATTATACAGGGAAATTAGGAAGCTACTACAGTGATCCTGACAAAGCCAATGACATATTGACGAAAGCAATGAAAACCTATAAAAAGTGGAGCGAGCCGTACTTCACTGCGGCGCAACAAATCGCGGAAGCATATGGCGAGGATGCCAATGGCAAAAAAATCGACCTCGAGGAAATGGTAAAAGAGGGCAAAAAGCATTATCTTCCGCAGCAATTTACTTTTGATGACGGAGCGGTTGTGTTCAAAACGGGAGATAAGCTAACAGAAGAACAGGTTGAACGCTTGTATTGGGCATCCAAAGAAGTAAAGGCACAATTCCATCGTGTCATCGGTAATGATAAGGAGTTGGAGAGCGGCAATCCGGATGATGTGCTGACCATTGTCATCTACAATACGCCTGATGAATATAAAATGAATCGCTTCTTGTACGGATACGACACAGACAACGGTGGTATTTACATTGAGGGTACCGGTACTTTCTTCACCTACGATCGGACAAAAGAACAAAGCATCTACAGTCTGGAAGAGCTGTTCCGTCATGAATTCGTCCACTTTTTGCAAGGCAGGTATGAAGTACCGGGCATGTGGGGACAGGGAAAGATTTATGAAAACAGCCGCTTGCCTTGGTATGAAGAAGGCGGAGCTGAGTTTTTCGCAGGTGCTACCCGAACAGAAGGAATCAAGCCTCGCCAGTCAGTTGTAGGCAATATTCGAAATGCAGCGCCTTATCTCGATTACACTGCGGCCGATATGATGCATGCCAAATACGGAACCCTGGCATTCTATGACTACTCCTTCGCTCTTCAGTACCATCTGTTCAAGAATGATTTTGCTCGTCTGGATAAAATTAATGATACGATCCGTTCCAATGATGTATCTGCTTATGATGACTTGATCGAAAAATTCAGCCGTGACCGCGCTCTTGAACGTGACTATCAAGAAACATTAGAAGATTTGATCGACCAGTATGAAAAGCTGGATGTTCCTCTCGTTTCAGATGATTACTTACAAAAAGTGGACGTGACGAGCAAAGAAGAGGTTTATCGTCAAATCGCAAAGGTTGCTTCTCTGAGCGATGTAAAAACAGATGAAAAAGACTCGGGAGATTTCCGCAGCTTCACCTTGCGTGGGGTCTATACGGGTGGAGCTTCCCACGAGGAATATCAGGATTGGCAAGAAATGAACCGCCTCACAGATGGATTTCTCAAGGAGTTATCCGATCTTTCCTGGAATGGCTATGATACGGTTACGAGCTACTTCACCAATTATCGTACGACAAAAGATGGACGCTTCGCTTATGATGTCGTGTTCCACGGGAAGCTGGCTCAAGAAGATGGCTCTGAAACGGAACAGCCAAAGCCAAAGCCAGTTCCAGATCCTGAAGAATCTTCCCTCTCATTAGGCAAGCCGATCACTGGTATCATTCATCCACAAAAACCGAGTCAGGAGTTCCGTCTCGATGTGAAATCAACCCAACAGCTTCAAGTAGAGATGGAAACGAAGCAAGGAGATGGCGTGGCATGGCTTGTATTCCACGAGTCAGATAGAGAGAACTATATCTCCTATCCCACCAAGCGTGAAGGCAACAAGCTGATCGGATCATTCGATGCGAAACCAGGGACTTACTATGTGACTGCTTATACGTATCGTACAGAACAAGAGGACCAACCGTTTCGCTTATTGGTTACGGGGGAAGATCGCCCACAAGAGCAGCTCTATCAAGAAAACGAGAGCAATGATTCTACCGAGCAAGCAAATGGTCCATTAAAGATTGGCACGACTGTCTCAGGGGACATGAAAGAAAACGATTGGCAAGATATCTTTGCCTTCCAAGTAGATAAACCAGAAGAAATACATATTTCTTTAAACCCTCAAGAGGGACAAGGTGTGACTTGGATGCTATTCCATGAGGGAAATCTGGATCAGCCTGTCACGTACCCGCAAGAGCGGGAGGGAAATCTGCAAAGTGCCCATTATCAAGTAAAGCCAGGCCGATACTTCTTGTATGTGTACAAATATCAAAATGAAGATATTGTGTATACGGTAGAGACCAAGCCGCGTTAA
- a CDS encoding nucleotidyltransferase domain-containing protein has protein sequence MKLPLHDRFIEQAIEYVSQDQRLIGLLAGGSMMYGEMDEYSDLDLIIVYNYAFRNEIMEQRFQIAERLGHLLSAFTGEHVGEPRLLICLYGPAPLHVDLKFVQLEELESRVENPLILWERGSGIATILSKTSPSLPFPQSQWIEDRFWVWVHYCATKLGRGELFELIDTLTFMRNAVLGPLVLIRNGHSPRGVRKLEKYALKELEELKGTIPIHSFESCYHALKNTIKMYQRLRQGSEIVPRKEAERVSIAFLDGIYLGQSQ, from the coding sequence ATGAAGTTACCTTTACATGATCGATTCATTGAGCAAGCGATTGAGTATGTAAGCCAAGATCAACGACTTATAGGTCTCCTCGCAGGCGGATCTATGATGTACGGAGAAATGGATGAGTATAGTGATCTGGATTTAATAATCGTCTACAATTATGCTTTTCGAAATGAGATCATGGAACAACGCTTCCAAATTGCCGAAAGACTCGGTCATTTACTTTCTGCATTCACAGGCGAGCATGTCGGGGAACCGAGATTGCTTATTTGTTTATATGGTCCAGCCCCTCTTCATGTCGACCTTAAATTTGTCCAACTGGAAGAGCTCGAATCCCGAGTCGAGAACCCACTGATTCTTTGGGAGAGAGGTTCTGGTATTGCAACGATACTCAGTAAAACAAGCCCCTCTCTACCTTTCCCTCAATCTCAATGGATTGAAGATCGCTTCTGGGTATGGGTGCATTACTGCGCCACAAAATTAGGGAGAGGCGAATTATTCGAATTAATCGATACACTGACTTTTATGCGCAATGCAGTATTAGGGCCGTTGGTACTCATCCGCAACGGTCATTCCCCTCGAGGGGTTCGAAAGCTCGAGAAATACGCTCTCAAGGAACTGGAGGAACTAAAAGGAACGATTCCCATCCACAGCTTTGAAAGTTGCTACCACGCGCTAAAAAATACGATCAAGATGTACCAACGACTTAGACAAGGTTCTGAAATTGTACCTAGGAAGGAAGCAGAACGCGTCTCAATCGCGTTTCTTGACGGTATATATTTAGGACAATCCCAATAG
- a CDS encoding DUF350 domain-containing protein has protein sequence MTWNEILGMLVWTGAGGILLFVLMWIDSLFTKYKDITEIKNGNIAVTTRFVMKLFAQGYILSQSIITSNLLWTALLVSVISFIILFLLERIVEWLLKQVAGLDLEKGTQEGKVAHAMMAGSFHLVGALILAACL, from the coding sequence TTGACGTGGAACGAGATACTAGGAATGCTGGTTTGGACAGGAGCTGGCGGCATTTTACTCTTTGTTTTAATGTGGATCGATTCGTTGTTTACGAAATACAAGGACATCACGGAAATCAAAAACGGAAACATCGCGGTTACGACGCGTTTTGTTATGAAGCTGTTTGCGCAAGGATATATCTTATCGCAATCCATTATTACCTCCAACCTATTGTGGACAGCCCTGCTCGTTTCTGTGATCTCATTTATCATTCTGTTCCTTTTGGAGAGAATCGTGGAATGGCTGTTAAAGCAAGTAGCCGGACTGGATCTGGAAAAAGGGACGCAGGAAGGAAAGGTGGCACATGCCATGATGGCTGGTTCATTCCATCTCGTGGGTGCCTTGATTTTGGCTGCATGTCTGTAA
- a CDS encoding GNAT family N-acetyltransferase: MSDEITVHPVAWPPAPIKTERLVLRQSEARDRAALIDLFASPEVGTYVGGSRPRDELERALPEVPGQRFGFFVVELNGTTIGMITLDRRDPERKGHIRPEGGEPGLGYMFLPQAWGRGYATEACAAVLAWFADAHPGEPVVLSTQTANEASMRVAAKLGFTEVERFEDYGAEQWLGVWYPGTPSD; the protein is encoded by the coding sequence ATGTCGGATGAGATCACAGTTCACCCCGTCGCCTGGCCACCTGCCCCGATCAAGACCGAGCGGCTCGTGCTCCGCCAGTCCGAGGCCCGGGACCGTGCGGCGCTGATCGACCTGTTCGCCTCACCAGAGGTGGGCACCTACGTCGGCGGCTCCCGACCGCGTGACGAGCTCGAGCGCGCGCTGCCCGAGGTGCCCGGGCAGCGCTTCGGCTTTTTCGTGGTCGAGCTCAACGGAACAACGATCGGCATGATCACGCTCGATCGGCGCGACCCGGAGCGTAAGGGTCACATCCGTCCAGAAGGCGGGGAGCCTGGGCTCGGCTACATGTTCCTGCCGCAGGCGTGGGGACGGGGGTACGCCACCGAGGCATGCGCAGCGGTGCTCGCCTGGTTCGCCGACGCGCATCCCGGCGAGCCGGTGGTGCTCTCCACCCAGACCGCCAACGAGGCCTCGATGCGCGTCGCGGCGAAGCTGGGGTTCACCGAGGTAGAGCGGTTCGAGGACTACGGCGCCGAACAGTGGCTCGGCGTATGGTACCCGGGCACACCGTCCGATTGA
- a CDS encoding PspA/IM30 family protein has protein sequence MSIFKRLRDLTMSNLYALIEKAEDPIKMTDQYLRDMQEDLSEAEKAVAAQIALEKKFKVLYEEQEALVKKRDEQAHIAAQAQNIDLARRALEEKKAAEQKMNEYKDSYEKNKLAADGLREKLAEMKKQITELKNKRETLVARVNAAKAQKTINQAMGSFDSNSAMSGLKRMEEKALQMEAEAEASGEIYKKQSSLDDEIAKLNKDQAVEDELAALMKKYEG, from the coding sequence ATGTCCATTTTTAAAAGACTGCGTGATTTGACCATGTCCAATTTGTACGCATTGATTGAGAAAGCAGAAGATCCAATCAAAATGACAGACCAGTATTTGCGTGATATGCAAGAAGACTTGAGTGAAGCAGAGAAAGCGGTTGCCGCTCAAATTGCTTTGGAAAAGAAATTCAAGGTGCTGTATGAAGAACAGGAAGCCTTGGTGAAAAAGCGTGATGAGCAAGCTCACATCGCAGCACAAGCGCAGAACATCGATCTGGCTCGTCGGGCTCTGGAAGAAAAGAAAGCCGCCGAGCAAAAAATGAATGAATACAAGGACAGCTACGAGAAAAACAAGCTGGCAGCCGACGGATTGCGCGAGAAGCTGGCTGAAATGAAAAAACAGATTACCGAGCTGAAAAACAAGCGCGAGACATTGGTTGCCCGCGTCAATGCAGCAAAAGCGCAAAAGACGATCAATCAGGCAATGGGTAGCTTCGACTCGAACTCGGCTATGTCTGGCTTAAAACGCATGGAAGAAAAAGCACTGCAAATGGAAGCAGAAGCAGAAGCCAGCGGCGAGATTTACAAAAAACAGAGCTCTTTAGATGATGAAATTGCGAAGCTAAATAAGGATCAAGCCGTTGAGGACGAACTGGCTGCTCTGATGAAAAAATATGAGGGGTAA
- a CDS encoding DUF4912 domain-containing protein produces the protein MLDKILELRSRSISIAQIAKECGLTIGQVKYRLQKDRTKPVTSPPARTELEWQLPAFYGRDLVKVMAQEPTVLFVYWEITWPRMRMVASYLQADYRHIQKGLRLYDVTERLFDGKNAHSVRDVFVHEEAHSWYVKDVEPGRTYMVDFGLYEHNRFCPILRSETVITPRNSKANWGEAFIDPVHDPATPSWFENFSSYSLYTKTSNK, from the coding sequence ATGCTGGATAAGATTCTCGAACTGCGTTCACGATCCATTTCCATTGCACAAATTGCCAAAGAATGTGGCTTAACGATCGGTCAAGTTAAGTATCGCCTGCAAAAAGACCGTACGAAGCCAGTGACATCACCTCCCGCAAGAACGGAATTGGAATGGCAATTGCCTGCGTTTTATGGTCGGGATCTTGTCAAAGTCATGGCACAAGAACCGACCGTGTTATTCGTCTATTGGGAAATCACTTGGCCGCGTATGAGAATGGTCGCATCGTACCTGCAAGCCGATTATCGTCACATCCAGAAGGGCTTGCGTCTATATGATGTTACCGAACGGTTATTTGATGGAAAAAATGCGCACTCCGTCCGAGATGTGTTCGTACATGAAGAGGCTCATTCCTGGTACGTGAAAGATGTAGAGCCAGGACGTACATACATGGTTGATTTTGGTTTATATGAGCACAATCGGTTTTGTCCGATTTTACGCTCGGAAACAGTGATTACCCCGCGAAATTCAAAAGCGAACTGGGGGGAAGCGTTCATTGATCCCGTCCATGATCCAGCTACACCTTCCTGGTTTGAAAACTTTTCCTCCTACTCGTTGTATACCAAAACATCAAATAAGTGA